The Xiphias gladius isolate SHS-SW01 ecotype Sanya breed wild chromosome 4, ASM1685928v1, whole genome shotgun sequence genome includes a window with the following:
- the brms1lb gene encoding breast cancer metastasis-suppressor 1-like protein-A, with product MPVHSREKKESNHEEMEVDFPEQDGSSTDEEDTVSSSVSEDGDSSEMDDEDCERRRMECLDEMTTLEKQFTDLKEQLYKERLNQVDIKLQEVMAGCAQEYLEPLANLQENMQIRTKVAGIYRELCLESVKNKYECEIQAACQHWESEKLLLFDTVQSELEEKIRRLEEDRHSIDITSELWNDGLHSRKNKKKDPFCPVKKKKPVVVSGPYIVYMLQDLDILEDWTAIRKAMASLGPHRVKVDVPAVKPDRHHHVVHSEDGRLFYDNQWYCRGQTICINRKDEYPTSAIITTINNDEVWFKRLDGTKSKLYISQLQKGKYTIKHS from the exons ATGCCGGTTCACTCCcgggagaagaaagaaagtaaCCACGAAGAAATGGAGGTGGATTTTCCCGAGCAGGACGGTAGCAGCACAGACGAGGAGGACACCGTTAGCTCATCCGTGTCCGAGGATGGAGACAGCTCGG AGATGGATGATGAGGACTGtgaaaggaggaggatggagtgCCTGGATGAGATGACCACCCTGGAGAAACAGTTCACTGACTTGAAAGAGCA GTTGTACAAGGAGCGTCTGAACCAGGTGGACATCAAGCTGCAGGAGGTAATGGCTGGCTGTGCCCAAGAGTATCTGGAACCTTTAGCCAACCTGCAGGAGAACATGCAAATCAGGACCAAAGTGGCTG GGATCTACAGGGAGCTGTGTTTGGAGTCAGTGAAGAATAAGTACGAGTGTGAGATCCAGGCAGCCTGCCAACACTGGGAG AGTGAGAAGTTGCTGCTGTTTGACACTGTGCAGAGTGAACTTGAGGAAAAGATAAGAAGATTGGAAGAAGACAGACACAGTATTGACATTACCTCAG AGTTGTGGAATGATGGATTGCACTCAcggaaaaacaagaaaaaagaccCGTTCTGCCCAGTCAAGAAGAAGAAGCCTGTTGTTGTTTCTG GGCCTTATATTGTTTACATGCTGCAAGATCTGGATATTCTTGAAGACTGGACTGCAATAAGAAAG GCGATGGCTTCGCTGGGGCCACACAGGGTGAAGGTGGATG tcCCTGCAGTAAAGCCTGACAGACATCACCATGTGGTGCACTCTGAGGACGGTCGACTTTTCTATGACAACCAGTGGTACTGCAGGGGACAGACCATCTGTATCAACAGAAAGGACGAGTACCCGAcgag TGCCATCATCACCACAATCAACAACGATGAGGTGTGGTTCAAACGACTGGATGGCACTAAGTCAAAGCTGTACATCTCCCAACTGCAGAAAGGCAAATACACTATTAAGCACTCATAA